In the genome of Phytoactinopolyspora mesophila, one region contains:
- a CDS encoding ATP-binding protein: MSESKESPGSALERELLDDSGSSEELPVQISFEIIRLFSEGLYQSPHKAIEELVSNSYDAGARNVHVLIPRSGSDSPELQDSLWVIDDGTGMDASGFKQLWLVAESSKNDQPALSGRSPIGQFGIGKLAAYVLAWRLTHISKKDGRYYLATMDFRQVRGRRQNDPAAPPVTVPLQEVNEERAQSLLAEIENRDGAAWQLLFGDESSESWTAAALTDFKDLFSKFRPGVLSWVLRTGLPLVSDFTIFLDGAALESAKEEGNLLLALPVGGKEDEQAEKLEFTITETGVQIPGIEGEVQGTAKLYETPLSRGKSLQYGRSHGFFVRVRGRVINLEDELFGIEALNHAAWSRFVFEVNVDGLREFLLSSREGVRESEPIYLLKEYLRAKFNACRAYYEKQKRQELVGLDIKLLLQDASASVLAEPLIEAVRQSLTASKQPSHYITSPTDIPEHQRESWLTEFEKELAKGPFDELEFQNVGPYDRLAEYNAADRKLIVNEEHPFVAKVISHSKNMTPATLFATSEIITDALIREAGIDPIISLELFSLRDRALRQIAGDQGPDPATVLRHLSIADQDKDALERAVGEAFITLGFRYDRRGGNRGGPDGVLDARLGFGDRQVEDFRVVYDAKTTASSSISVGHLDFGALWDFKLSEDADHGFIIGKAFQGQDDPESAVNRRTSQGRGDRPMTVMTTAQLKRLVELHYQFGVTLIQIRKFFVEALTFAEVTEFLDSLEAELSTEQPPVPLRRLLHGLEREKDDPLSRPNIIAVRAQDQTLKAYEVERLAAALRAVQTIVGSRWIEVNEANNDVRMGHTADQILAELDRRSQKELGLTARTGEGP, from the coding sequence ATGAGTGAGAGTAAGGAGTCACCCGGCAGCGCGCTTGAACGTGAACTATTGGACGACTCCGGTTCGTCCGAAGAGTTACCAGTTCAGATAAGCTTTGAGATAATTAGACTCTTTTCCGAAGGTCTATACCAAAGTCCACATAAGGCGATAGAAGAGCTCGTATCCAACAGTTATGATGCAGGCGCAAGGAATGTTCATGTTCTCATTCCTCGATCTGGTAGCGATTCGCCGGAACTTCAGGATTCGCTTTGGGTGATTGATGATGGCACCGGTATGGATGCCAGCGGATTCAAACAACTTTGGTTAGTAGCTGAGTCGTCGAAGAATGATCAGCCGGCACTCTCAGGCAGAAGCCCTATCGGCCAATTCGGCATCGGTAAGCTTGCAGCGTACGTCCTGGCATGGAGGCTTACGCATATTAGCAAGAAGGATGGCCGTTACTACCTCGCCACGATGGACTTCAGGCAAGTGCGAGGGCGTCGGCAGAACGACCCTGCCGCACCGCCGGTGACAGTTCCGCTACAGGAAGTGAACGAAGAGCGTGCACAATCGCTACTCGCGGAAATTGAAAACCGTGACGGCGCTGCGTGGCAGTTGTTGTTCGGAGACGAGTCGTCTGAGAGCTGGACCGCCGCGGCACTCACTGATTTTAAGGATCTGTTTTCAAAATTTCGTCCTGGCGTCCTGAGTTGGGTGCTTCGGACCGGATTGCCTTTGGTGAGTGATTTCACGATCTTTCTTGATGGCGCCGCCCTAGAGTCTGCCAAGGAGGAAGGGAATCTGCTTCTAGCACTTCCAGTAGGCGGCAAAGAAGACGAGCAAGCCGAAAAGCTCGAATTTACGATTACGGAAACTGGCGTGCAGATCCCGGGCATCGAGGGGGAGGTGCAGGGGACAGCAAAACTTTATGAGACTCCTCTCTCTAGAGGGAAATCGTTGCAGTATGGCCGAAGTCATGGGTTCTTTGTCCGTGTCCGTGGACGGGTCATCAACTTAGAAGATGAATTATTCGGCATCGAGGCGTTGAACCACGCAGCCTGGTCGAGATTTGTATTCGAGGTCAATGTAGATGGCCTGAGGGAATTCTTGTTGTCGTCCCGCGAAGGTGTACGTGAATCTGAGCCTATCTACCTTTTGAAGGAGTATCTGCGCGCGAAATTCAATGCTTGTCGGGCGTACTACGAAAAGCAAAAGAGGCAGGAGCTAGTCGGGCTAGATATAAAGCTCTTGCTTCAGGACGCCTCGGCGAGCGTGTTAGCGGAGCCGCTAATCGAAGCTGTACGTCAGTCACTCACTGCGAGCAAACAGCCGTCTCATTACATTACATCGCCCACCGATATCCCAGAGCATCAGCGCGAATCCTGGCTGACAGAGTTCGAGAAAGAGCTAGCTAAAGGGCCTTTTGACGAACTTGAATTTCAGAATGTTGGGCCTTATGATCGTCTGGCGGAATATAACGCGGCTGACCGAAAGCTTATCGTGAACGAGGAGCATCCCTTTGTTGCGAAGGTTATTAGTCATTCGAAGAATATGACACCGGCAACTCTCTTCGCCACTTCGGAGATAATCACTGATGCCTTGATTCGAGAGGCGGGCATCGACCCGATCATTTCTCTAGAGCTTTTCTCGCTCCGGGACCGTGCGCTGCGACAAATTGCTGGTGACCAAGGGCCAGACCCGGCTACAGTACTGCGGCACTTGTCAATTGCCGATCAGGACAAGGATGCCCTTGAACGCGCTGTGGGTGAAGCATTCATTACATTGGGATTCCGATATGATCGTCGTGGTGGAAACCGAGGTGGGCCGGATGGCGTTCTGGATGCTCGCCTTGGATTCGGTGATCGTCAGGTTGAGGATTTCCGAGTTGTTTACGATGCTAAAACGACTGCGAGCTCAAGCATCTCTGTAGGGCACTTAGACTTCGGGGCCCTTTGGGACTTTAAGCTCAGTGAGGATGCTGATCACGGGTTTATCATCGGTAAAGCTTTTCAAGGTCAAGATGATCCTGAATCGGCGGTTAATCGCCGCACTTCTCAAGGTCGAGGGGATCGACCTATGACGGTGATGACAACAGCGCAACTAAAGAGACTTGTGGAACTGCATTATCAATTCGGCGTAACGCTCATACAGATACGCAAGTTCTTTGTGGAAGCGTTAACGTTTGCTGAAGTAACCGAGTTTTTGGATAGCTTGGAAGCTGAGCTGAGCACTGAGCAGCCCCCTGTCCCACTTCGGCGGCTGCTACATGGACTTGAGAGGGAAAAGGATGACCCCTTGAGCAGGCCGAATATTATCGCTGTTCGAGCTCAAGATCAGACATTGAAGGCATACGAGGTGGAACGTTTAGCTGCTGCTCTTCGTGCCGTCCAGACAATCGTAGGATCGCGTTGGATAGAAGTGAACGAAGCCAACAACGATGTTCGTATGGGTCATACAGCTGATCAGATTCTGGCGGAGCTCGACAGGCGGTCTCAGAAGGAACTTGGTCTGACGGCCCGAACTGGCGAGGGGCCCTAG
- a CDS encoding site-specific DNA-methyltransferase: MAPELALSSVSRADGEPILDPMCGSGMVLKAALQAGKQAIGFDLDPLAVLMSRVWTTAAPDDLEGCAASVIARANTISVPDLPWIDFDHETAEFVDFWFGKTQQHDLRKIAAVLWELDDSAEHNALRLALSRTIITKDRGASLASDVSHSRPHRTRTTNDYDVISGFKLAARNVGRILAVSSTSGAASVSLGDARDLKGLPDNSAGMIVTSPPYLNAIDYLRGHRLALVWLGYRVGDLRAVRSSSIGAERGLSEESIEAELRDIIRELSIDEYDRQLGRMLVRYFFDLDRMMAEASRVLKHGSDAVFVVGNSTIRSQFVDNATLTARAAERHGLRLVDRSERELPANRRYLPPPRINASDQLSRRMRTEVILRLSKSAA; the protein is encoded by the coding sequence ATGGCGCCGGAACTCGCCCTTTCCAGCGTATCCCGGGCCGATGGTGAGCCGATACTCGATCCAATGTGCGGTTCTGGCATGGTGCTTAAGGCCGCGCTTCAGGCGGGGAAACAAGCGATCGGTTTCGATCTAGACCCGCTTGCTGTGCTTATGAGCCGTGTGTGGACGACAGCAGCTCCAGATGACCTTGAAGGATGCGCCGCGTCGGTCATAGCGAGGGCTAATACAATATCGGTTCCGGACTTGCCCTGGATCGACTTCGATCACGAGACGGCTGAATTTGTAGACTTCTGGTTCGGGAAGACTCAGCAGCATGATCTTCGAAAGATTGCTGCTGTTTTGTGGGAACTTGATGACTCGGCTGAACATAATGCGCTGAGGCTGGCACTGAGTCGTACGATCATCACTAAAGATCGGGGCGCCTCGCTCGCGAGTGACGTCTCCCATAGCAGGCCTCATCGTACGCGAACTACCAACGACTACGATGTGATATCGGGCTTCAAGCTTGCTGCCCGAAATGTAGGGCGTATACTCGCCGTTTCGTCGACATCGGGTGCTGCGAGTGTAAGTCTTGGTGATGCAAGAGATCTAAAAGGGCTGCCGGACAATTCCGCCGGCATGATTGTTACTTCACCGCCTTATCTGAATGCAATAGATTACCTGCGAGGGCATCGGCTAGCATTGGTTTGGTTGGGCTATCGGGTTGGCGATTTGCGCGCAGTGCGGTCTTCGAGCATTGGGGCCGAGCGTGGTTTAAGTGAGGAGTCGATTGAAGCTGAGTTGCGCGATATAATAAGAGAGTTGTCGATTGATGAGTATGACCGCCAACTTGGTCGGATGCTAGTACGGTATTTCTTCGACTTGGATCGCATGATGGCTGAGGCAAGTCGAGTGCTGAAGCATGGCTCAGATGCTGTCTTCGTGGTTGGAAATTCCACCATTAGGTCTCAGTTCGTTGACAACGCAACGCTTACCGCGCGCGCGGCTGAGCGGCACGGCTTACGGCTTGTCGATCGGTCGGAGCGCGAGCTGCCTGCCAACCGCCGGTATCTGCCGCCACCTCGGATCAACGCGAGTGATCAGCTATCGCGGCGGATGAGGACCGAAGTGATACTGAGACTTAGCAAGTCTGCCGCGTGA
- a CDS encoding plasmid replication, integration and excision activator encodes MAINGPIPVDFGAVFPHGAYVIGEVVPEVDFDSSTKENRVQKRDKTSGLPVWQVPVMDADPDARKGQREVTVKVIADVQPVPPETVASLPFRPVEFTDMTVTPYVDTNGARPRQAFSLRASGLRKPSGGKMATGPAGKDQAAKDAA; translated from the coding sequence ATGGCGATCAACGGTCCGATCCCAGTGGATTTCGGGGCAGTGTTTCCCCATGGGGCGTACGTGATCGGTGAGGTGGTGCCGGAAGTGGATTTCGACTCATCGACCAAGGAGAACCGGGTGCAGAAGCGGGATAAGACGTCGGGTCTTCCCGTATGGCAGGTGCCGGTGATGGACGCCGATCCAGACGCTCGTAAAGGGCAGCGTGAGGTCACGGTCAAGGTGATCGCGGACGTGCAGCCGGTTCCGCCGGAAACAGTTGCGAGTTTGCCGTTCAGGCCGGTGGAGTTCACCGACATGACCGTGACACCTTACGTAGACACAAACGGCGCGCGTCCTCGTCAGGCGTTCTCGTTGCGGGCGTCGGGTCTGCGCAAGCCGTCCGGCGGGAAGATGGCAACGGGACCTGCCGGTAAGGATCAGGCTGCGAAGGATGCCGCCTGA
- a CDS encoding PIN domain-containing protein, producing MAATVLLDTNVFTAWLRPRSPLVKLYGRHVYGNRLAVAQQTVAEARYGAVVAGWGDKRLEQLERLIRRSRPLPVDDETVWSYARLRAECRRLGHPLHQKEHLGDLWIAATAMRWQIPLVAHDAVFLGCPSIELRTELERDG from the coding sequence ATGGCCGCAACCGTACTCCTCGATACGAATGTCTTCACTGCCTGGCTAAGACCACGGTCGCCCCTCGTCAAGCTGTATGGCAGGCATGTCTATGGGAATCGGCTTGCAGTTGCTCAGCAGACTGTCGCCGAAGCTCGGTATGGAGCGGTAGTCGCTGGATGGGGTGACAAGCGCCTTGAACAGCTTGAACGCCTAATCCGCCGTAGTCGGCCGCTGCCTGTTGATGACGAGACGGTGTGGTCGTATGCCAGGTTGCGGGCAGAATGCCGCCGTCTTGGCCACCCTCTGCATCAGAAAGAGCACTTGGGTGATCTATGGATCGCTGCTACCGCGATGCGTTGGCAGATCCCGCTAGTCGCTCACGATGCCGTGTTTCTTGGCTGTCCGAGCATTGAGCTTCGCACGGAGTTGGAGCGTGACGGCTAG
- a CDS encoding NUDIX domain-containing protein — translation MDAQQGETSTRWITHGERTLYESKWVRLGLVDVELPDGERFEHHKVWLPSAAMVVLLDDAQEHALMLWRHRFISDVWNWELPGGLVDEGESPSQTAARELEEETGYQARTLEHLVTFEPMIGTVTCPHHVFLARHGEPTGAPTETTEMQRMEWVRLQQIPELIRVGEVKNSGTLVALLHVLAIKGTDGCSR, via the coding sequence GTGGACGCACAGCAAGGTGAGACAAGTACCCGGTGGATCACGCATGGTGAGCGGACCCTGTACGAGAGCAAGTGGGTGCGCCTCGGTCTGGTAGATGTTGAGCTGCCGGATGGTGAGCGCTTCGAGCATCACAAGGTGTGGCTGCCATCTGCGGCCATGGTCGTGCTCCTGGACGACGCCCAAGAACATGCTCTTATGCTGTGGCGGCACCGGTTCATCTCCGACGTTTGGAACTGGGAGCTGCCTGGCGGCCTGGTGGACGAAGGCGAGTCTCCCTCGCAGACTGCTGCGCGAGAGCTTGAGGAAGAGACGGGATACCAGGCGCGCACATTAGAACATCTTGTGACGTTCGAACCAATGATCGGCACAGTGACGTGCCCTCACCATGTCTTCCTTGCCCGTCACGGCGAGCCTACTGGTGCGCCCACGGAGACCACAGAGATGCAAAGGATGGAATGGGTTCGGCTGCAGCAGATCCCGGAACTCATCCGTGTGGGCGAAGTGAAGAACTCCGGGACCCTGGTCGCGTTGCTTCACGTGCTGGCGATCAAGGGCACCGATGGGTGTTCCCGCTAG